A single window of Hymenobacter sp. APR13 DNA harbors:
- a CDS encoding RidA family protein — translation MPHTVVYSDQAPAPIGPYSQAIQAGATVYVSGQIALDSVTGQVVGGGDVAQETHQVMRNLQAVLQAAGLTLRDVVKCSIFVKDLGNFGLINEIYGSYFTPDYAPARETVEVSRLPKDVQVEISCVAVAG, via the coding sequence ATGCCCCATACCGTTGTGTATTCCGACCAGGCCCCCGCTCCCATCGGGCCCTACAGCCAGGCCATTCAGGCCGGTGCTACCGTGTACGTTTCCGGCCAGATTGCCCTCGACTCCGTGACCGGCCAGGTGGTAGGTGGCGGCGACGTAGCCCAGGAAACGCACCAGGTGATGCGCAACCTGCAGGCTGTGCTGCAGGCGGCCGGCCTCACGCTGCGCGACGTGGTGAAGTGCAGCATCTTCGTGAAAGACCTCGGCAACTTTGGCCTGATCAACGAAATCTACGGCAGCTACTTCACGCCCGACTACGCCCCGGCCCGCGAAACCGTGGAAGTGAGCCGCCTGCCTAAGGACGTGCAGGTGGAAATTTCGTGCGTGGCCGTGGCCGGCTAG
- a CDS encoding pentapeptide repeat-containing protein: MRRPASAKPPKPLARPAYFPPENVLERALPPALAGQREFEEYRFRNIDFNEANLAGFRFSDCLFENCNLAGANISQTALQNVAFEGCKLLGLPFHACRDMLFGVHFDRCQLDYASFLGRALPATRFVGCSLQEADFSQANLTAAVFDDCQLTRAIFRQSILVGTDFRTAHEVELDPEQNEMRQARFSRHSLPGLLTKYALVIE, encoded by the coding sequence ATGCGCCGCCCTGCTTCTGCCAAGCCCCCGAAGCCGCTGGCCCGGCCCGCCTACTTCCCGCCCGAAAACGTGCTGGAACGGGCGTTGCCGCCGGCCCTGGCCGGGCAGCGCGAGTTCGAGGAATACCGGTTCCGCAACATCGACTTCAACGAAGCCAACCTGGCCGGTTTCCGGTTCAGCGACTGTCTGTTTGAGAACTGCAACCTGGCCGGCGCCAATATTAGCCAGACGGCTTTGCAAAACGTGGCCTTTGAGGGCTGCAAGCTGCTGGGGCTGCCTTTCCACGCCTGCCGCGACATGCTGTTCGGGGTGCATTTTGATAGGTGCCAGCTGGATTACGCGTCGTTTCTGGGCCGAGCCCTGCCCGCTACCCGTTTTGTGGGCTGCTCCCTGCAGGAAGCGGATTTCTCGCAGGCTAACCTGACGGCGGCCGTCTTCGACGACTGCCAGCTCACCCGCGCCATCTTCCGCCAGAGCATTCTGGTGGGCACCGATTTTCGGACCGCGCACGAGGTGGAGCTGGACCCGGAGCAGAACGAAATGCGGCAGGCCCGCTTTTCGCGCCACAGCCTGCCGGGCCTGCTCACCAAGTATGCCTTGGTAATTGAATAG